Proteins encoded in a region of the Scomber scombrus chromosome 16, fScoSco1.1, whole genome shotgun sequence genome:
- the LOC133996995 gene encoding 14-3-3 protein beta/alpha-like codes for MADKEEQVQKAKLAEQAERYDDMAAAMKAVTEEGSELSNEERNLLSVAYKNVVGARRSSWRVVSSMEQKSDDSGKTTLAKEYREKIEKELNDICKEVLDLLDKHLIPNATPADSKVFYLKMKGDYFRYLAEVAIGEDKEAIINNSQEAYQKALEISYNEMQPTHPIRLGLALNFSVFYYEIVNSPEKACQLAKTAFDEAIAMLDSLNSDSYKDSTLIMQLLRDNLTLWMSEAQGEGEGEGEETEQAAEKN; via the exons ATGGCAGACAAGGAGGAGCAGGTACAGAAAGCCAAACTGGCTGAGCAGGCCGAGCGCTACGATGACATGGCCGCAGCCATGAAGGCTGTCACGGAGGAGGGCTCGGAGCTCAGCAATGAGGAGCGCAACCTGCTTTCTGTAGCTTATAAGAACGTGGTGGGGGCTCGGAGGTCCTCCTGGAGGGTGGTCTCCAGCATGGAGCAGAAATCTGATGACAGTGGGAAGACCACACTGGCCAAGGAGTATAGAGAGAAGATCGAAAAGGAGCTGAATGACATCTGCAAGGAAGTGCTG GACCTGCTCGACAAACATCTGATTCCCAACGCTACGCCCGCTGACAGTAAAGTCTTCTACCTGAAGATGAAGGGAGACTACTTCCGCTACCTGGCTGAGGTGGCCATTGGAGAGGACAAAGAGG CCATTATCAACAACTCACAAGAAGCCTACCAGAAGGCCTTGGAAATCAGCTACAACGAAATGCAGCCTACTCATCCCATCCGCCTCGGCCTCGCTCTTAACTTCTCCGTCTTCTACTACGAGATCGTCAACTCACCTGAGAAGGCCTGCCAACTGGCCAAGACG GCCTTTGACGAAGCCATTGCCATGCTGGACTCCCTCAACAGTGACTCCTACAAAGACAGCACCTTGATCATGCAGCTTCTCCGTGACAATCTGACA CTGTGGATGTCAGAAGCCCAGGGTGAGGGCGAGGGCGAGGGAGAGGAGACGGAGCAGGCAGCCGAGAAGAACTGA
- the LOC133996994 gene encoding polyadenylate-binding protein 1A-like, with protein MNPSAPSYPMASLYVGDLHQDVTEAMLYEKFSPAGAILSIRVCRDMITRRSLGYAYVNFQQPADAERALDTMNFDVIKGRPVRIMWSQRDPSLRKSGVGNIFIKNLDKSIDNKALYDTFSAFGNILSCKVVCDENGSKGYGFVHFETQEAAERAIEKMNGMLLNDRKVFVGRFKSRKEREAELGARAKEFTNVYIKNFGDEMDDEKLRELFSKYGNAMSIRVMTDDSGKSRGFGFVSFERHEDAQKAVDEMNGKEMNGKLIYVGRAQKKVERQTELKRKFEQMKQDRMTRYQGVNLYVKNLDDGIDDERLRKEFSPFGTITSAKVMMEGGRSKGFGFVCFSSPEEATKAVTEMNGRIVATKPLYVALAQRKEERQAHLTNQYMQRMASVRAVPNPVINPYQPAPPSGYFMAAIPQAQNRAAYYPAAGQMAQLRPSPRWTTGGVRPQHFQNMPGAMRPSAPRPQTFSTMRPTSQVPRMMSTQRVAAQNMGPRPASAAAAAAAPVRGVPQYKYAAGVRNPQQHMNTQPQVNMQQPAVHVQGQEPLTASMLAAAPPQEQKQMLGERLFPLIQNMHPSLAGKITGMLLEIDNSELLHMLESPESLRSKVDEAVAVLQAHQAKEAAQKTVTNSAGVPSV; from the exons atgaaccccAGTGCTCCCAGTTACCCCATGGCCTCCCTGTATGTCGGAGATCTGCATCAAGATGTGACAGAGGCCATGCTGTACGAGAAATTCAGCCCTGCCGGAGCTATCTTGTCGATCCGGGTCTGTAGGGACATGATCACCCGGCGTTCCCTTGGTTACGCCTATGTCAACTTCCAACAGCCAGCGGACG CCGAGCGTGCTCTGGACACCATGAACTTCGATGTGATCAAGGGGCGGCCTGTGCGCATCATGTGGTCACAGCGGGATCCCTCACTGAGAAAGAGCGGCGTGGGAAACATCTTCATCAAGAACCTCGACAAGTCCATCGACAACAAGGCCCTGTACGACACCTTCTCTGCTTTTGGCAACATCCTGTCATGCAAG GTGGTTTGTGACGAGAATGGCTCTAAAGGCTACGGCTTTGTGCATTTTGAGACTCAGGAGGCAGCCGAGCGAGCCATTGAGAAAATGAATGGCATGCTGCTCAATGACCGAAAAGT ATTCGTGGGTCGCTTCAAATCTCGCAAGGAGCGCGAGGCTGAGCTGGGTGCCCGAGCCAAGGAGTTTACAAACGTCTACATTAAAAACTTTGGTGACGAGATGGACGACGAGAAGCTGCGTGAACTCTTCAGTAAATACG GAAACGCCATGAGTATCCGTGTCATGACAGATGACAGCGGAAAGTCTCGAGGCTTCGGCTTTGTTAGCTTTGAGAGGCACGAGGACGCCCAGAAG gcAGTGGATGAGATGAACGGGAAGGAGATGAACGGTAAGCTGATCTACGTCGGCCGTGCCCAGAAGAAGGTGGAGCGACAGACAGAACTCAAGCGCAAATTTGAGCAAATGAAGCAAGACCGCATGACTCGCTACCAG GGTGTCAATTTGTACGTGAAGAACCTCGATGATGGAATTGACGACGAACGCCTGAGAAAGGAGTTCTCGCCATTCGGCACCATAACCAGTGCCAAG GTGATGATGGAAGGGGGGCGCAGCAAAGGCTTTGGATTCGTTTGCTTCTCGTCCCCAGAGGAGGCCACCAAAGCGGTGACGGAAATGAACGGACGCATTGTTGCCACCAAGCCTTTGTATGTGGCCTTGGCCCAGCGGAAGGAGGAGCGCCAAGCCCACCTGACTAACCAGTACATGCAGCGTATGGCCAGCGTGCGTGCTGTACCGAACCCTGTCATCAATCCCTACCAGCCAGCGCCGCCCTCTGGCTACTTCATGGCTGCCATACCTCAGGCCCAGAACAGAGCTGCTTACTACCCAGCTGCGGGCCAGATGGCTCAGCTCCGCCCAAGCCCACGCTGGACCACAGGAGGTGTCCGACCACAGC aCTTCCAGAACATGCCAGGTGCCATGCGTCCCTCAGCTCCACGCCCTCAGACCTTCAGTACCATGCGGCCCACCTCCCAGGTGCCCCGTATGATGTCCACCCAGCGTGTCG ctgctcagaATATGGGTCCCCGACCAGCCTCcgcagctgctgcagcagccgCTCCAGTGCGTGGAGTCCCTCAGTACAAGTACGCTGCAGGAGTCCGCAATCCCCAGCAGCACATGAACACCCAGCCACAGGTCAACATGCAGCAG CCGGCTGTTCATGTTCAGGGACAGGAGCCGCTGACTGCCTCCATGCTGGCCGCCGCTCCACCACAGGAACAGAAGCAGATGCTTG GTGAGCGCCTGTTTCCACTGATCCAGAACATGCACCCGAGCCTGGCAGGGAAGATCACTGGCATGCTGCTGGAGATTGACAACTCAGAGCTGCTCCACATGCTGGAGTCCCCTGAGTCTCTCCGCTCGAAG